A genomic region of Capnocytophaga canimorsus contains the following coding sequences:
- a CDS encoding Lrp/AsnC family transcriptional regulator, giving the protein MQMTLDHIDLMILDELQKDGKQSIKKLAEKVNLSITPVHERIKKLETSGVIENYVAVLNAKRLGKKLIAYCQVKLIRHQEDLFEQFESYVSQLDEVLEASYMAGGYDFLLKLILDDMEDYQNFVVHKISKLDIISNIQSAFVIQTIKNTSMIKCLRDEYEK; this is encoded by the coding sequence ATGCAAATGACCTTAGATCACATCGATTTGATGATTTTGGACGAACTCCAAAAAGATGGAAAGCAATCCATTAAAAAATTGGCAGAAAAAGTAAATCTTTCCATAACTCCTGTACACGAACGTATAAAAAAATTGGAAACTTCAGGGGTTATTGAAAATTATGTAGCCGTACTCAATGCTAAACGACTGGGAAAAAAACTGATAGCATATTGCCAAGTAAAGCTTATTAGGCATCAGGAAGACCTTTTTGAACAATTTGAAAGCTATGTAAGTCAGTTAGACGAGGTTTTAGAGGCCTCTTATATGGCAGGAGGGTACGACTTTCTACTCAAATTGATTTTGGACGATATGGAGGATTATCAGAACTTTGTGGTACATAAAATCTCAAAATTAGATATTATATCAAACATTCAGAGCGCCTTCGTGATCCAAACCATCAAAAATACATCGATGATTAAATGTCTTCGAGACGAATATGAAAAATGA
- a CDS encoding integrase core domain-containing protein → MKKEKIEELIHHSDRGLQYCSDDYQKVLNQYNIRCSMTQESDPYQNAIAERINGILKQEYDIDKFNVNLQCRKKLVADVVKIYNEKRPHFSNHFLTPKQMHTQQELVPKLYKRKSDTVGKTVPLD, encoded by the coding sequence TTGAAAAAGGAAAAAATAGAGGAATTAATTCATCATTCAGATAGAGGGTTGCAATATTGTTCAGATGATTATCAAAAGGTTTTAAATCAGTATAATATCCGATGTAGTATGACTCAAGAGTCTGATCCTTACCAGAATGCAATTGCGGAAAGAATCAATGGAATTTTGAAACAAGAGTATGATATTGACAAATTTAATGTAAATTTGCAATGTAGAAAGAAGTTGGTAGCTGATGTGGTTAAAATATACAACGAAAAGAGACCTCATTTTTCGAATCATTTTTTAACCCCAAAACAGATGCATACCCAACAGGAATTAGTTCCTAAATTGTATAAAAGAAAAAGTGATACAGTTGGTAAGACTGTACCACTTGATTAA
- a CDS encoding DUF423 domain-containing protein — protein sequence MNKKTLLVASVFGALAVMLGAWGAHGLKALVNAEAVVSFEAGVRYQMYHALFLLGVGVIPVQYLSQKAQKIILYLTFFGVLFFSGSIYFLATNDLTSFFDFRKIALITPLGGLLLIGAWVVLFFSILKQKK from the coding sequence ATGAATAAAAAGACATTACTTGTAGCTTCCGTTTTTGGGGCACTTGCTGTTATGTTGGGTGCTTGGGGCGCTCACGGGCTCAAAGCGTTAGTTAATGCCGAAGCTGTTGTTTCATTCGAAGCAGGAGTTCGTTATCAAATGTATCACGCCTTATTTTTATTAGGAGTTGGTGTAATTCCAGTACAATACCTTTCGCAAAAAGCTCAAAAAATAATTTTGTATCTTACCTTTTTTGGGGTTCTATTCTTCTCAGGATCTATTTATTTTCTGGCGACCAATGACTTGACCTCCTTTTTTGACTTTAGAAAGATTGCTTTAATCACACCCTTAGGAGGCCTGTTGCTCATAGGGGCTTGGGTAGTACTATTTTTTTCTATTTTGAAACAAAAAAAATGA
- a CDS encoding MlaE family ABC transporter permease, which yields MKHIAAIGRYFIMLYDIFRKRTRWGITKNLILKDIDDLIFNSIGIIAFISFFIGGVVAVQTALNIDNPFIPKYLIGFATRQSIILEFAPTFTSIILAGKVGSFITSSIGTMRVTEQIDALDIMGVNSLNYLVFPKIVALMLFPFLVAMAMYLGIFGGWTAVVMSGYATSSEFIEGVKIDFKTYTLIYAFTKSVIFAFLLATIPAYHGYYMKGGALDVGKASTVSFVWTSIAIIIANSVITQLFYA from the coding sequence ATGAAACACATAGCAGCTATTGGTCGTTATTTTATAATGTTATACGATATTTTTCGTAAGCGTACACGTTGGGGGATTACTAAAAACTTAATCCTTAAAGATATTGATGATTTGATTTTCAACTCTATAGGAATTATTGCCTTCATTTCTTTTTTTATCGGAGGGGTGGTTGCTGTACAAACTGCTTTGAATATTGACAATCCTTTTATTCCAAAATACTTAATCGGTTTTGCTACGCGTCAGTCCATTATATTGGAGTTTGCTCCTACTTTTACCTCTATTATTTTGGCAGGAAAAGTGGGGTCGTTCATCACATCGAGTATTGGAACAATGCGAGTTACCGAACAGATTGATGCTCTTGACATTATGGGGGTCAATTCGCTAAATTATTTGGTTTTCCCGAAAATAGTAGCGCTAATGTTGTTTCCATTTTTAGTAGCAATGGCAATGTATTTAGGAATTTTCGGAGGATGGACAGCCGTAGTAATGAGTGGTTATGCTACTTCATCTGAATTTATAGAAGGAGTAAAGATTGATTTTAAGACTTATACGCTAATTTACGCTTTTACCAAATCAGTGATTTTTGCCTTTTTATTAGCTACTATTCCCGCCTATCACGGATACTATATGAAAGGAGGGGCATTAGATGTAGGAAAGGCAAGTACAGTGTCGTTTGTATGGACAAGTATTGCCATAATCATCGCTAATTCAGTTATCACTCAATTATTTTATGCCTAA
- a CDS encoding deoxynucleoside kinase has protein sequence MHIAIAGNIGAGKTTLTRLLSKHYGWEAHYEDVVDNPYLDDFYHQMERWSFNLQIYFLNSRFRQILDFREKGDNIIQDRTIYEDAHIFAPNLHEMGLMSGRDFSNYESLFFLMEKMVLPPDLLIYLRSSISNLVKQIHKRGREYESSISIDYLNRLNERYEHWIKGYNKGKLLIIDVDNINFVDNPEDLGDIISKVDAQLFGLF, from the coding sequence ATGCACATAGCCATTGCCGGAAATATAGGAGCTGGAAAAACAACACTTACACGACTTTTATCTAAACATTATGGTTGGGAGGCTCATTATGAAGACGTTGTGGACAATCCATACTTAGATGATTTTTATCATCAGATGGAGCGCTGGAGTTTTAATTTGCAAATCTATTTTTTAAATAGTCGTTTCCGTCAAATTTTAGATTTTAGAGAAAAAGGAGATAACATTATACAAGACCGAACCATTTATGAAGATGCCCATATATTTGCTCCGAATTTACACGAAATGGGGCTAATGAGTGGTAGGGATTTTAGCAACTACGAGTCCTTGTTTTTTCTTATGGAAAAAATGGTACTCCCACCCGATTTACTTATCTATTTACGCAGTTCTATTTCCAATTTGGTAAAACAAATTCATAAGCGTGGCAGAGAGTATGAAAGTTCTATTTCAATTGACTATCTCAATAGGCTCAATGAGCGCTACGAGCATTGGATAAAGGGATATAATAAAGGTAAATTATTGATAATTGATGTAGATAATATCAACTTTGTTGATAATCCTGAAGATTTAGGTGATATTATAAGTAAAGTTGATGCTCAGCTGTTTGGATTATTTTAA
- a CDS encoding O-antigen ligase family protein — protein sequence MKWYKENWLMFNSIGFITITFIISFFYADIWHNEVFKKLFLRIGLGLCVASTLVWAFLNYRKYKIPTDKELWLRILIVVMCCCCVFLFTYKLSKAYKTTIILLFLCGLYAIWKRQFIRPTLPMILFGIFVLFKIGGVFWNTHTPISFIAFNDGEILFLLGVVVLSLFFRMEKSETMEFITICFKGFLSLLTLNMAIYVLYTSSIDLPILSFLTFNKSYMEYISILEWTYFPHPSYVSWVILLIGGLGFFVWKEQKKTIITTYELIWYAILLFCFVFMMQARISIIGYFLTICLLSWLYLTKKWTMKVKTTVVSILVILLITGIGVLVTQTKFFSDPARVSFFNATKEFKMPSLFFGAGTSAQRGVAETLGFIHLHNDLLCIFIDLGIIGLLLLLIWIITTFYQSIIYRNSYILYTMLLALMFMNTDTFLYMGAYMSVWFISIIFAFPEKETDTTD from the coding sequence ATGAAGTGGTATAAAGAAAATTGGTTAATGTTTAATAGTATTGGGTTTATTACAATAACTTTTATTATTTCTTTTTTTTATGCCGATATTTGGCATAACGAAGTTTTTAAAAAACTATTCCTAAGGATAGGCTTAGGATTATGCGTAGCATCGACTTTAGTTTGGGCTTTTTTAAATTACAGAAAGTATAAAATCCCAACAGATAAGGAGTTATGGCTTCGTATATTGATTGTAGTTATGTGTTGTTGTTGCGTTTTTCTATTTACGTATAAATTATCAAAAGCATATAAAACTACTATTATTTTACTGTTTTTGTGTGGGTTGTATGCTATATGGAAACGACAATTTATCAGGCCTACACTTCCTATGATATTATTTGGAATATTTGTTCTTTTCAAAATAGGAGGTGTTTTTTGGAATACACATACTCCAATTTCTTTTATTGCTTTCAATGATGGAGAAATTTTATTCTTATTAGGCGTGGTTGTATTAAGCTTATTTTTCAGAATGGAAAAATCAGAAACTATGGAATTTATAACCATTTGTTTCAAAGGTTTTTTAAGCCTTTTAACACTTAATATGGCTATTTACGTCCTCTATACTTCCTCTATTGATTTGCCTATTTTAAGTTTTTTAACTTTCAATAAATCTTATATGGAATATATTTCTATATTAGAGTGGACGTACTTCCCTCACCCAAGTTATGTCTCTTGGGTGATTTTACTTATTGGAGGTTTAGGATTTTTTGTTTGGAAAGAGCAGAAAAAAACAATAATAACAACCTATGAATTAATTTGGTACGCTATTTTACTTTTTTGTTTTGTTTTTATGATGCAAGCGCGAATCTCCATAATTGGTTATTTTCTAACTATTTGTTTGTTAAGCTGGTTGTATTTAACAAAAAAATGGACAATGAAAGTCAAAACCACAGTGGTTTCTATATTAGTTATATTACTAATTACGGGAATCGGGGTTTTAGTCACACAAACAAAATTCTTTTCTGACCCTGCTCGTGTAAGTTTTTTTAACGCTACAAAAGAATTTAAAATGCCAAGTTTATTTTTTGGAGCAGGTACATCAGCACAAAGAGGCGTTGCAGAAACCTTAGGTTTTATACATCTACACAATGATTTATTATGTATCTTTATAGACTTAGGAATCATCGGGCTTCTTCTTTTACTAATTTGGATTATTACTACTTTCTATCAATCTATTATCTATAGAAATAGCTATATTTTATACACAATGTTGCTTGCTTTGATGTTTATGAACACAGACACTTTCTTGTATATGGGGGCTTATATGAGTGTATGGTTTATCTCAATTATATTCGCTTTTCCTGAAAAAGAAACAGATACAACAGATTAA
- the pckA gene encoding phosphoenolpyruvate carboxykinase (ATP) — translation MSKSKTISVENYGIKNANVRYQLSADELHKEAIAKGVAEEANSGALSIKTGKFTGRSPQDRFIVKDDITKDRVWWGKVNIPFDSAKFDALYDKVMAYLSGKELFVHDGYVCADPNYRTNVRTIAELPWSAQFVYNMFLRLEDSEVENFKEEWLVINAPGFLADPAVDGTRQSNFAILNFTRKIALIGGTGYPGEMKKGIFSALNFVLPVFKNTMPMHCSANVGKGGDTAIFFGLSGTGKTTLSADPNRHLIGDDEHGWTPENTVFNFEGGCYAKVVDLTPEKEPEIFAAIKKGAILENVIMHNGEVDFADTSITENTRVSYPIHHIANIQPGSIGKNPKNIFFLTFDAYGVLPPISKLTPEQAAYQFVSGYTSKVAGTEVGITTPQKTFSACFGAAFMPLHPAEYGKMLAEKIEKSGVNVWLVNTGYNGKMKRCSLKDTRALITAALTGALDKVEYKELPIFGFQVPQSCEGVSNQAILNPENTWDDKAQFAAKSKELAEAFLQNFKDKGFEEGADAQVLKGAPKL, via the coding sequence ATGAGTAAATCAAAAACAATTTCAGTTGAGAATTACGGAATCAAAAATGCAAACGTACGCTACCAACTTTCTGCCGACGAGTTGCACAAAGAAGCTATCGCGAAAGGTGTAGCTGAAGAAGCTAACTCTGGAGCTTTATCTATCAAAACAGGGAAGTTTACAGGACGTTCTCCACAAGACCGTTTCATTGTAAAAGACGACATTACAAAAGACCGCGTATGGTGGGGAAAAGTAAATATTCCTTTCGATTCAGCAAAATTTGACGCTCTTTATGATAAAGTAATGGCATATCTTTCTGGAAAAGAATTGTTCGTTCACGACGGATATGTTTGTGCTGACCCTAACTATCGTACAAATGTTCGTACTATTGCTGAACTTCCTTGGAGTGCGCAATTCGTTTACAATATGTTCCTTCGTTTGGAAGATAGCGAAGTAGAAAACTTCAAAGAAGAGTGGTTGGTAATCAACGCACCAGGATTCTTGGCTGACCCAGCTGTTGACGGAACTCGTCAATCAAACTTTGCTATTTTGAACTTTACTAGAAAAATCGCTTTAATCGGTGGAACAGGATATCCAGGAGAAATGAAAAAAGGTATTTTCTCTGCACTTAACTTCGTGCTTCCTGTATTCAAAAACACAATGCCAATGCACTGTTCTGCAAACGTTGGTAAAGGTGGCGATACAGCGATTTTCTTCGGACTTTCAGGAACTGGTAAAACAACGCTTTCAGCTGACCCTAACCGTCACTTAATCGGAGACGATGAGCACGGATGGACACCTGAAAACACAGTGTTTAACTTTGAAGGTGGTTGCTACGCAAAAGTAGTTGATTTGACTCCTGAAAAAGAGCCTGAAATTTTCGCAGCTATCAAAAAAGGAGCTATCCTTGAAAACGTGATTATGCATAACGGAGAGGTTGATTTTGCAGATACTTCAATCACTGAAAATACACGTGTTTCGTATCCAATTCACCACATAGCTAATATTCAACCTGGTTCAATAGGTAAAAATCCTAAAAATATATTCTTCTTAACTTTTGATGCTTACGGAGTATTGCCTCCAATCTCTAAATTGACTCCAGAACAAGCTGCTTATCAGTTCGTTTCAGGATATACTTCAAAAGTTGCAGGAACAGAGGTAGGAATTACCACACCGCAAAAAACATTCTCAGCTTGTTTCGGAGCAGCATTTATGCCACTTCACCCAGCTGAATACGGAAAAATGTTGGCTGAAAAAATTGAGAAATCAGGCGTAAACGTATGGTTAGTAAACACAGGTTACAACGGAAAAATGAAACGTTGCAGCTTGAAAGATACTCGTGCTTTGATTACTGCAGCTCTTACAGGAGCTTTGGACAAAGTTGAGTACAAAGAGTTACCAATCTTCGGATTCCAAGTGCCACAATCTTGCGAAGGTGTTTCTAACCAAGCTATCTTGAACCCTGAAAATACTTGGGACGATAAAGCTCAATTCGCTGCTAAATCAAAAGAATTAGCGGAAGCATTCTTACAAAACTTCAAAGATAAAGGATTTGAAGAAGGAGCTGATGCACAAGTACTTAAAGGAGCGCCAAAATTGTAA
- a CDS encoding ABC transporter ATP-binding protein — MIQVENLHKSFNGNPILKGITTTFHKGKTNLIIGQSGSGKTVFLKSLLGLFTPDEGEIIYDGVPYSQMKRNERVKLRQKMGMVFQGSALFDSMTVLDNVMFPLKMFSSKTADEIRERADSVLQRVNLVGAENKLPSEISGGMQKRVAIARAIVNQPHYLFCDEPNSGLDPKTAIVIDNLIKEITEEYNITTVINTHDMNSVMEIGEKIIFLKNGFLEWEGSKATIFKTDNQAVTDFVYSSDLFKRVRQMYIDDDLK; from the coding sequence ATGATTCAAGTCGAAAATTTACATAAATCATTTAACGGAAATCCTATTTTAAAAGGGATTACTACCACGTTTCATAAAGGAAAGACTAATTTAATTATTGGTCAAAGCGGTTCAGGGAAGACCGTATTTTTAAAATCGCTTTTGGGGCTTTTTACCCCCGATGAGGGTGAAATCATTTACGATGGTGTTCCTTATAGTCAAATGAAACGCAACGAGCGTGTGAAATTACGACAAAAAATGGGAATGGTTTTCCAAGGAAGCGCATTATTTGATTCAATGACAGTACTTGATAATGTGATGTTTCCGCTTAAAATGTTTTCCTCAAAAACTGCCGATGAAATTCGCGAACGTGCCGATAGCGTGTTGCAACGGGTAAATTTGGTAGGGGCTGAAAATAAATTGCCTTCAGAAATTTCAGGAGGAATGCAGAAAAGGGTTGCCATTGCTCGAGCTATTGTAAATCAGCCTCATTATTTATTTTGTGACGAGCCTAATTCGGGGCTTGACCCTAAAACGGCAATCGTTATTGATAATCTTATAAAAGAAATCACTGAAGAATATAATATCACCACAGTAATCAACACCCACGATATGAATTCGGTAATGGAAATTGGAGAAAAAATTATTTTTCTCAAAAACGGATTTTTAGAATGGGAAGGATCCAAAGCAACTATATTCAAAACCGATAATCAAGCGGTTACCGATTTTGTCTATTCATCAGATTTATTCAAAAGGGTACGTCAAATGTATATTGATGACGATTTGAAGTGA
- a CDS encoding glycosyltransferase — protein sequence MNTKIYFVCPNNKQATGGVKQIYRQVEILSKNGFNACVLHEKIGKKEKWFDSTEIPIEYSPVLFKQLKYMFYKRKIKFIDQIKLFFLEKRSKKIEKNAILVLPEIYGDCIHRIEPSVKKVIFNQGCYLTFSGYSINKDYEVTPYNHTDTLATIVASHDAFNYLTFAFAQVNIQKITLGINDRIFNYSTGKQKQICFMPRKLTNDLTQVINILKQRGLKEDWKLVPIDNKSEKEVAEIMKKSIFFLNFNRCEGFGLPAVEAMACGCYIIGYHGQGGKEYFNPDFSSIIEDGNIIQYVQKIEEMIRLYDLNPEKILQKGKQASEFALSNYSLEIEEKQTVSVWKKIIEKHLK from the coding sequence ATGAACACTAAAATATATTTTGTTTGTCCAAATAATAAACAAGCAACTGGAGGCGTAAAACAAATTTATCGTCAGGTAGAAATTCTATCAAAAAATGGTTTTAACGCTTGCGTTTTACACGAAAAAATAGGCAAAAAAGAAAAATGGTTCGACTCTACAGAAATCCCTATTGAATATAGTCCAGTATTATTCAAGCAACTAAAATATATGTTTTATAAAAGAAAAATAAAATTTATTGATCAAATAAAATTATTTTTCTTAGAGAAAAGAAGTAAGAAAATAGAAAAAAATGCAATTTTAGTACTTCCTGAAATATATGGAGATTGTATCCACAGAATAGAACCCAGTGTAAAAAAAGTTATTTTTAATCAAGGTTGCTATTTAACTTTCTCTGGATATTCTATCAATAAAGATTATGAAGTAACACCTTATAATCATACGGATACATTAGCTACCATCGTAGCTTCACACGATGCTTTCAACTATTTAACATTTGCTTTTGCACAAGTAAATATTCAAAAAATCACATTAGGCATTAACGACCGTATTTTTAATTATTCCACAGGAAAACAAAAACAGATTTGTTTTATGCCTCGTAAATTGACAAACGATTTAACTCAGGTAATCAACATCTTAAAACAAAGAGGCTTAAAAGAAGATTGGAAATTAGTTCCAATTGACAATAAAAGTGAAAAAGAAGTTGCTGAAATTATGAAAAAAAGTATTTTTTTCTTGAATTTTAATCGTTGCGAGGGTTTCGGTTTACCAGCAGTTGAAGCGATGGCTTGTGGGTGTTACATCATTGGTTATCACGGACAAGGAGGTAAAGAATATTTTAATCCGGATTTTTCCTCTATCATTGAAGATGGAAACATTATTCAATACGTTCAAAAAATTGAGGAAATGATACGTTTGTATGACTTAAATCCTGAAAAAATTTTACAAAAAGGAAAACAAGCTTCCGAATTTGCTCTGTCAAATTACTCTCTTGAAATAGAGGAAAAACAAACAGTTAGTGTTTGGAAAAAAATAATTGAAAAACACTTGAAATAA